Proteins encoded in a region of the Stieleria neptunia genome:
- a CDS encoding DEAD/DEAH box helicase yields the protein MNANQMETLDPAQASFDDLDLSPVMRRALAKAGFEKPSPIQSELIPLALQGLDVIGQARTGTGKTAAFSIPILEQLDSLEDCRDPQAIVVVPTRELADQVGREAQRLAAGVHTEIAVLAGGKNIRTQLRQLENGAQIVVGTPGRLHDHLQRRSLRTKDVWCVVLDEADRMLDIGFRPQIERILRKCPRDRQTLLLSATLPPTVQRLAESYMHDPIVIDCCKNEMSVETIEQHYFTVPQERKQDLLVELLKREKPKQAIIFCRTKRGTDRLYRAISKEHPSCAAMHGDMAQRERDRVLQRLRDRNLEILVATDVVGRGIDISTISHIINYDVPEDSDDYVHRVGRTGRMGRDGVAFTFIVPGQGDFLTSIEQRINKLLIRDSIPGFEAPEKPAEPEKKEADPMRKRLNPMHKKVKRRR from the coding sequence ATGAACGCAAATCAAATGGAAACCCTCGATCCTGCACAAGCCAGTTTCGACGACCTGGACCTGTCTCCGGTGATGCGCCGAGCGCTCGCAAAAGCCGGCTTTGAAAAACCTTCCCCCATTCAATCGGAATTGATCCCCTTGGCGCTCCAGGGGCTCGACGTGATCGGCCAGGCCCGCACCGGGACTGGAAAAACCGCCGCGTTTTCGATCCCGATTCTTGAACAGCTCGATTCACTCGAAGACTGTCGCGACCCGCAAGCGATTGTCGTCGTCCCGACGCGCGAACTGGCCGATCAGGTCGGCCGCGAGGCGCAGCGATTGGCGGCCGGCGTGCACACCGAAATCGCGGTGCTGGCCGGTGGCAAAAACATTCGGACCCAATTGCGCCAGCTGGAAAACGGCGCGCAAATCGTCGTCGGCACTCCCGGACGACTGCACGACCACCTGCAACGTCGCTCCCTCCGCACCAAAGACGTCTGGTGCGTCGTGCTGGACGAAGCCGACCGGATGCTGGACATCGGGTTTCGTCCCCAGATCGAACGCATTTTGCGGAAGTGCCCGCGAGATCGACAGACGCTGCTGCTTTCGGCGACGTTACCCCCGACGGTCCAGCGATTGGCCGAATCCTACATGCACGACCCGATCGTGATCGACTGCTGCAAAAACGAGATGTCGGTCGAAACGATCGAGCAGCATTACTTCACGGTTCCCCAAGAACGCAAACAGGATCTGCTGGTCGAACTCTTGAAACGAGAGAAACCAAAGCAGGCGATTATTTTCTGTCGCACCAAACGCGGCACCGATCGTTTGTATCGCGCGATCAGCAAAGAACACCCTTCCTGTGCCGCCATGCATGGTGACATGGCCCAGCGTGAACGGGACCGTGTGCTGCAGCGTCTGCGAGACCGTAACCTGGAAATCCTGGTCGCCACCGATGTCGTCGGCCGCGGCATCGACATCAGCACGATTTCACACATCATCAACTACGACGTTCCCGAAGACAGTGACGACTACGTTCACCGTGTCGGGCGGACGGGACGGATGGGCCGCGATGGCGTCGCGTTCACCTTCATCGTCCCCGGTCAAGGCGATTTCCTGACCAGCATCGAACAGCGGATCAACAAACTGCTGATCCGCGACTCGATCCCGGGATTCGAAGCCCCCGAGAAGCCGGCTGAACCGGAGAAGAAAGAAGCCGACCCGATGCGGAAACGGCTCAACCCGATGCACAAGAAAGTCAAGCGACGCCGCTAG
- a CDS encoding HisA/HisF-related TIM barrel protein, giving the protein MDKALVSRFVGVIDLQDGLAVHGVGGRRDQYLPVMTFQTSGRSALRIDGDACRLIDAYHSVGIGSLYVADLDGIRRDRCQQSLIESIAHHAWAAADSDRRGTLFLDLGLRDAVTPQRWNWIESLARNHPRAVVILATECADDVSLLDDVLSRVPRDQVAVSFDYQDGRWLSASTSEEAWLDACGRNAVSTVIGLDLASVGGTSIGRTLELCKRMRRPLPQPRYVTGGGIRSAGDAQRLLDAGADQLLVASLYAQ; this is encoded by the coding sequence TTGGACAAGGCACTTGTTTCGCGTTTCGTCGGTGTGATCGATCTGCAGGACGGGCTCGCGGTCCACGGAGTCGGTGGGCGGCGCGATCAATACCTGCCGGTGATGACCTTCCAAACCTCCGGCCGGTCGGCCCTTCGAATCGACGGGGACGCGTGTCGTTTGATCGATGCCTACCACAGCGTCGGCATCGGTTCGCTGTACGTCGCCGATTTGGACGGCATCCGGCGTGACCGATGCCAACAGTCGCTGATCGAGTCGATCGCCCATCACGCGTGGGCGGCCGCTGATTCGGATCGCCGCGGGACCCTTTTCCTGGATCTGGGATTGCGTGACGCGGTCACCCCGCAGCGCTGGAACTGGATCGAATCCCTGGCTCGAAACCATCCGCGCGCTGTCGTGATCCTGGCAACCGAATGCGCCGACGACGTGTCACTGTTGGATGACGTTTTGTCGCGCGTGCCGCGGGATCAGGTTGCCGTCAGTTTTGACTACCAAGACGGACGCTGGTTGTCCGCGTCGACTTCGGAAGAGGCTTGGTTGGACGCCTGTGGCCGCAACGCGGTGTCGACGGTGATCGGACTGGATCTGGCTTCGGTCGGGGGAACGTCGATCGGGCGCACGCTTGAATTGTGCAAGCGGATGCGACGTCCATTGCCGCAACCGCGTTATGTCACCGGCGGAGGGATTCGCAGCGCCGGCGACGCCCAGCGGTTGCTCGATGCGGGCGCGGATCAATTGCTGGTCGCCAGTTTGTATGCCCAGTGA
- a CDS encoding DUF2617 family protein: MLSVRPKVAELAFHVFSRSLHPELYRVHRTRRIERSAYHAQVNITNCGHVITWNTTGKTPVTVCEVATGAHQPLPTKRCLISHSLKGSRTDKADFHSGVGYRTHFQLEPVAPDMFFMVQQQLSKQPTEGLLHTFDASGRMSLGALSYVNIETRQRSMLVQAIHTFPDDYAIVKVESLFSLPDA; encoded by the coding sequence GTGCTCTCGGTTCGCCCCAAAGTCGCCGAACTTGCGTTTCACGTTTTCAGCCGGTCGCTCCACCCCGAGCTGTACAGGGTTCATCGCACACGCCGCATCGAGCGAAGTGCGTATCACGCGCAGGTCAATATTACCAACTGCGGACACGTGATCACCTGGAACACGACCGGCAAAACGCCGGTGACCGTCTGTGAAGTCGCGACCGGCGCCCATCAGCCCTTGCCCACCAAACGCTGCCTGATCAGCCACTCGCTCAAGGGCAGTCGCACCGACAAGGCCGATTTCCATTCCGGCGTTGGCTATCGGACCCATTTTCAGTTGGAACCTGTCGCACCCGACATGTTCTTCATGGTGCAGCAGCAGCTTTCCAAGCAGCCGACCGAAGGATTGCTGCACACCTTCGATGCCAGCGGCAGAATGTCGCTCGGTGCACTCAGCTACGTCAATATCGAGACCCGTCAACGCTCGATGCTGGTCCAGGCGATCCACACCTTTCCCGACGACTATGCGATCGTGAAAGTCGAATCGCTGTTCTCCCTGCCCGACGCCTGA
- a CDS encoding anthranilate synthase component II, with amino-acid sequence MVIVIDNYDSFTYNLVQRLGEIDATTQLRVFRNDEISVAEMESLAPERILVSPGPCTPNEAGVSVECIRHFAGKVPMLGVCLGHQSIGQAFGATIIRAPQLMHGKTDEIFHDDQGLFAGLRNPFVATRYHSLVIDPETMPDCLQVAAWTDTGGQRQIMGVRHKTFKLEGWQFHPESFLTQPGIEMLTRFLRW; translated from the coding sequence ATGGTCATCGTCATCGATAACTACGATTCATTCACCTACAACCTCGTGCAACGCCTGGGCGAGATCGACGCGACGACGCAGCTGCGCGTGTTTCGAAACGACGAAATCTCGGTCGCCGAAATGGAATCGCTGGCGCCGGAGCGGATCTTGGTTTCGCCAGGTCCCTGCACGCCCAACGAAGCCGGCGTCAGCGTCGAGTGCATTCGACACTTCGCCGGCAAGGTTCCCATGCTGGGCGTCTGTTTGGGGCATCAATCGATCGGCCAAGCGTTCGGGGCAACCATCATTCGCGCGCCACAGTTGATGCACGGCAAGACGGACGAAATCTTCCACGACGACCAAGGGTTGTTCGCAGGGCTGCGCAATCCGTTCGTCGCCACACGATACCACAGCCTGGTGATCGATCCGGAAACCATGCCCGACTGTTTGCAAGTCGCCGCCTGGACCGACACCGGTGGCCAACGCCAAATCATGGGTGTCCGCCACAAAACATTCAAACTGGAAGGATGGCAGTTTCATCCGGAGAGTTTTCTTACCCAGCCGGGAATCGAAATGTTGACCCGGTTTTTGCGTTGGTGA
- a CDS encoding multiheme c-type cytochrome — protein MQAKPIILVASITVILTFRVVPAPAQQTIPQSWSHPSERDSWQPPQRLATPTAWDPESFYQLQRIAAGPDHPAKAPLSVDQLRQSLRIAARGDGESPATDTPLTASGDDLLGGDLLGGDLLGGELQDDLLHGSTADPLAGLGPAQDRDDTARRDPHEDLWTEDCYPSAESCRACHPVQYEQWRASGHAYATVSPMYNRFEQAMTELTEGTVGSFCNRCHSPVQTQLKIPRSASVLDAPPVVREGVTCIACHRINEHYWRSNGDRRIVPGNIHAPVYGGRGGAGVRDAIANADALKLKLSPQDSGPGQAIHLQGRFFKPLTNSDVCVSCHQVAVHPGIWLEVVHAQYRAGPASKRGVSCQDCHMGAVPGKPHGYQTDFVAHLGDKPFGEKRKQSNHMFWGPGFSIAHPGIFPHHPKAKQYTPRQWLAFDYRAGWGTDAFENAVTAGMTFPEPWDTADDRRDGRKIIDANQAKLAEKRAGSIATMEGGLKIEGPHFEHEPTAGRRLKFNYTVRNISEGHNLPTGSLGAQPQLWLNVALIDPDGCRVWESGYLDRHGDLADMHSVDVATHRVKRDKDLFNLQTKFLINNVRGTDREAALPLNFSLDQLVFLRPGAVPVSVLNHPPLIRMEAHSIAPLDSRTARYSIPADVMTKKGPYRLSVRMRNRTEPIYFMRQIDSTPDMIHRMLENTLDLHPSSHTFWVR, from the coding sequence ATGCAGGCCAAACCCATCATTCTGGTGGCATCCATCACCGTCATCTTGACGTTTCGCGTGGTTCCCGCGCCGGCGCAACAAACAATCCCCCAGTCTTGGTCGCATCCGAGCGAGCGAGATTCGTGGCAGCCCCCCCAGCGTCTCGCCACACCAACGGCATGGGATCCCGAATCGTTCTACCAGCTCCAGCGCATCGCAGCTGGCCCCGACCACCCGGCGAAGGCTCCGCTGTCGGTCGACCAATTGCGGCAATCGCTGCGGATCGCTGCACGGGGCGACGGTGAATCGCCGGCGACCGACACCCCGTTGACCGCGAGCGGTGATGACTTGCTCGGCGGCGACTTGCTCGGCGGCGACTTGCTCGGTGGCGAACTGCAAGACGATCTGCTGCACGGCTCGACCGCCGATCCGCTGGCCGGCCTGGGCCCGGCCCAAGACCGTGACGACACCGCCCGACGTGATCCCCACGAAGACCTGTGGACGGAAGACTGCTATCCCTCCGCAGAATCGTGTCGTGCCTGCCACCCGGTTCAATACGAACAATGGAGGGCCAGTGGCCACGCCTATGCCACCGTCTCGCCGATGTACAATCGATTCGAACAAGCGATGACCGAGCTGACCGAGGGCACCGTGGGCAGCTTTTGCAACCGCTGCCATTCTCCGGTCCAAACCCAACTGAAAATCCCCCGTTCGGCCAGCGTGCTCGATGCCCCACCCGTGGTCCGCGAAGGCGTCACCTGCATCGCCTGTCACCGAATCAACGAACACTATTGGCGCAGCAACGGGGACCGCCGAATCGTTCCCGGCAACATTCACGCGCCGGTCTACGGCGGACGCGGCGGAGCGGGGGTCCGTGACGCGATCGCCAATGCCGACGCGTTGAAATTGAAACTTTCGCCGCAGGACAGCGGGCCGGGACAAGCGATTCACTTGCAGGGCCGGTTCTTTAAGCCGCTGACCAACAGCGACGTGTGCGTCTCCTGTCACCAGGTCGCCGTCCATCCGGGCATTTGGCTAGAAGTCGTGCACGCACAATATCGAGCCGGCCCCGCGTCCAAACGCGGTGTGTCCTGCCAGGATTGTCACATGGGTGCCGTGCCGGGCAAACCGCATGGCTATCAAACCGACTTCGTGGCCCATCTGGGTGACAAGCCGTTCGGCGAGAAACGCAAACAGTCCAATCACATGTTTTGGGGGCCGGGCTTCTCCATCGCCCACCCGGGGATCTTTCCGCACCACCCCAAAGCCAAGCAGTACACGCCGCGCCAGTGGCTGGCGTTCGACTATCGAGCCGGCTGGGGAACCGACGCGTTTGAAAATGCGGTGACCGCAGGGATGACATTCCCCGAACCGTGGGACACCGCCGACGATCGACGCGACGGACGCAAGATCATCGACGCCAACCAGGCCAAGCTCGCCGAGAAGCGCGCCGGGTCGATCGCGACCATGGAAGGCGGACTCAAAATCGAAGGCCCGCATTTTGAACACGAGCCGACCGCCGGACGCCGTTTGAAATTCAACTACACGGTTCGCAACATCAGCGAGGGACACAATCTGCCGACGGGTTCGCTGGGCGCACAACCACAGCTTTGGCTGAACGTCGCGTTGATCGATCCCGACGGCTGTCGTGTTTGGGAAAGCGGTTATCTGGATCGACACGGCGATCTGGCCGACATGCACTCGGTCGATGTCGCGACACACCGCGTAAAGCGCGACAAAGATCTGTTCAATCTGCAAACCAAGTTCTTGATCAACAACGTTCGCGGGACGGATCGCGAAGCCGCTCTGCCGCTGAACTTCTCCCTCGACCAACTCGTTTTCCTACGCCCCGGTGCCGTTCCCGTTTCGGTACTGAACCACCCGCCATTGATCCGAATGGAAGCCCACTCGATTGCGCCGCTCGATTCACGAACGGCCCGCTACTCGATTCCCGCCGACGTGATGACAAAGAAAGGACCGTATCGATTGAGCGTGCGAATGCGAAACCGCACCGAACCGATTTACTTCATGCGTCAAATCGACAGCACGCCGGACATGATTCACCGCATGTTGGAAAACACGCTGGACCTGCACCCCTCCAGTCATACATTTTGGGTGCGCTGA